A genomic window from Glaciihabitans sp. INWT7 includes:
- a CDS encoding SRPBCC domain-containing protein has product MTANFTTTITVDATPRQAFDAINDVPGWWGRITGSTTTVGDEFVYVVPGLHYSGFRVSELAPGSRIAWFVTGSYLDFVTDKREWTSTTVRFDISETDEGTRVTFTHDGLKPEDECYEICSNAWGMFVNGSLKTFIETGKGQPYTFDGNETLTAADHAELHHQVAEAAGVTSEPS; this is encoded by the coding sequence ATGACCGCGAACTTCACCACGACGATCACCGTGGACGCCACACCACGACAGGCGTTCGACGCGATCAACGACGTTCCGGGGTGGTGGGGGCGGATCACCGGCTCCACCACCACAGTGGGCGACGAGTTCGTCTACGTCGTCCCCGGGCTGCACTACAGCGGCTTTCGCGTCAGCGAACTCGCCCCCGGAAGTCGTATTGCGTGGTTTGTCACCGGCAGCTACCTCGACTTCGTCACCGACAAGCGTGAGTGGACCAGCACAACCGTCCGATTCGACATCAGCGAGACCGACGAGGGAACCCGAGTCACCTTCACCCACGACGGCCTCAAGCCCGAAGACGAATGCTACGAGATCTGCTCGAACGCATGGGGCATGTTCGTGAACGGGAGCCTCAAAACCTTCATCGAAACCGGCAAAGGCCAGCCATACACATTCGATGGCAACGAGACACTCACCGCCGCCGACCACGCAGAGCTGCACCATCAGGTGGCCGAAGCCGCCGGAGTCACGAGCGAACCGAGCTGA
- a CDS encoding helix-turn-helix domain-containing protein, producing the protein MLGNSYDSQVCSIARSLELVGERWSLLIIRDAMFGSVTRFGDFQHNLGIATNVLTSRLESLVACGILAREGSADYILTTKGRALAVALIALTEWGDAWASPIEPPILYRHTACAGGAVHAVATCEACGRVPADEIGIQLGPGMPAEYPATRRGGTRAN; encoded by the coding sequence ATGTTGGGTAATTCTTACGACAGCCAGGTGTGCTCGATCGCACGATCACTCGAACTCGTCGGCGAGCGGTGGAGCCTGCTCATCATCCGCGACGCCATGTTCGGTTCCGTAACGCGTTTCGGCGACTTTCAACACAATCTCGGGATCGCGACCAATGTGCTCACCTCCCGACTGGAATCGTTGGTGGCCTGCGGCATCCTGGCGCGCGAAGGTTCAGCCGACTACATCCTCACGACCAAGGGACGCGCGCTTGCCGTTGCGCTCATCGCCCTTACCGAGTGGGGCGACGCGTGGGCCTCTCCCATCGAACCGCCGATCCTGTACCGACACACTGCCTGTGCTGGCGGCGCGGTGCACGCGGTCGCCACGTGCGAGGCGTGCGGCAGAGTGCCCGCAGACGAGATCGGCATCCAACTTGGTCCCGGCATGCCCGCCGAGTACCCCGCAACGCGACGCGGAGGAACCCGCGCGAACTGA